A single Triticum dicoccoides isolate Atlit2015 ecotype Zavitan chromosome 2A, WEW_v2.0, whole genome shotgun sequence DNA region contains:
- the LOC119358195 gene encoding BTB/POZ and MATH domain-containing protein 1-like produces MAHNAAAAADHGQGIRTSSRCVVDGATHDFVVINYPLLDGMCIRNCVISSAFRVGGYDWSIMFYPDGVEVAGYASVYLCYLSQAKGGVRTSFTLTMLDDQGNVHATPELPGRLHRALKNGRGTDITLLVGGRAFSAHKFMLAAQSPVFEAQLFGPMAQKDMRWIKVVDMEPAIFEMLLHYIYTDSLPPCGEDNYDTATMQHLLVAADRYGLERLC; encoded by the exons ATGGCTCACAACGCGGCCGCCGCAGCTGATCACGGCCAAGGCATCCGGACGTCGTCGAGGTGCGTCGTGGACGGCGCGACACACGATTTCGTGGTGATCAACTACCCGCTGCTCGATGGCATGTGCATCCGAAACTGCGTAATCTCCAGTGCGTTCAGGGTCGGCGGCTACGATTGGAGCATCATGTTCTACCCGGACGGAGTGGAAGTAGCCGGCTACGCGTCAGTCTACTTGTGTTATCTCAGCCAGGCCAAGGGCGGGGTGAGGACAAGCTTCACCTTAACCATGCTGGACGATCAAGGCAACGTACATGCAA CGCCGGAGCTGCCTGGCCGCCTCCACCGCGCCCTCAAGAACGGGAGAGGCACCGACATCACCCTCCTCGTGGGCGGCAGGGCGTTCAGCGCGCACAAGTTCATGCTGGCCGCGCAGTCGCCGGTCTTCGAAGCTCAGCTCTTTGGCCCGATGGCGCAGAAGGACATGCGGTGGATCAAGGTTGTCGACATGGAGCCGGCCATCTTCGAGATGCTTCTTCACTACATCTACACGGATTCACTGCCGCCGTGTGGCGAAGACAATTACGATACAGCCACGATGCAGCATTTGCTAGTCGCCGCGGACCGGTACGGGCTGGAGAGGTTGTGTTGA
- the LOC119356555 gene encoding BTB/POZ and MATH domain-containing protein 2-like, whose protein sequence is MKNHENYISETVPKSSRCVTEGATHDFEVTNYPLLEGMGVGTYISSSTFTVGGYDWNIRFYPDGDREDAAGHASAFLCYLSPAKDVVMTN, encoded by the coding sequence ATGAAAAACCATGAAAACTATATCTCGGAGACGGTGCCCAAGTCGTCGAGGTGCGTCACGGAGGGCGCGACGCACGATTTCGAGGTGACCAACTACCCGCTGCTCGAGGGCATGGGCGTCGGAACGTACATTAGCTCGAGCACGTTCACTGTCGGCGGCTACGACTGGAACATCAGGTTCTACCCGGACGGAGACAGGGAGGACGCTGCCGGCCACGCGTCAGCCTTCTTGTGTTACCTCAGCCCGGCCAAGGACGTGGTGATGACAAACTAA
- the LOC119356554 gene encoding chloroplastic lipocalin-like yields the protein MALLPILGSPSFPFPASRPARPSRRKCGPAARMNFRCSAGERANTGISKHLLSCLAASLVFISPPSQAVPADTFARPSLCQVAVVAAIDKGAVPLKFDAPSDDGMMMMTKGMTAKNFDPVRYSGRWFEVASRKGGFAGQGQEDCHCTQGVYTFDEKAGAIKVETFCVHGSPDGYITGIRGKVQCLSQEDMAGAETDLEREEMISSKCFLRFPTLPFIPKLPYDVLATDYDNYAVVSGAKDTSFIQIYSRTPNPGPEFIEKYKSYAAGFGYDPSKIRDTPQDCEVSSDQLAEMMSMPGMDQALTNQFPDLKLKSSVAFDPFTSVTQTLKKLAEVYFK from the exons ATGGCCCTCCTGCCGATTCTGGGCTCCCCCTCCTTCCCGTTCCCGGCCTCGCGCCCCGCCCGCCCGTCCAG GCGAAAATGTGGCCCTGCGGCGCGCATGAATTTCAGGTGCTCTGCGGGAGAGAGGGCCAACACTGGGATATCCAAGCATCTGCTCTCGTGCCTTGCTGCTTCCCTCGTCTTCATCTCCCCACCTAGTCAG GCTGTTCCTGCAGACACCTTTGCCCGGCCCAGCTTGTGCCAGGTTGCGGTGGTGGCCGCCATCGACAAAGGCGCCGTCCCTCTCAAATTCGACGCCCCTTCCGATgatgggatgatgatgatgaccaagGGCATGACCGCCAAGAACTTCGATCCAGTTCGCTACTCCGGTAGGTGGTTCGAGGTGGCATCGCGCAAAGGCGGGTTCgctggtcagggacaagaagactgCCATTGTACTCAG GGAGTGTATACATTTGATGAGAAGGCGGGCGCGATCAAGGTGGAGACATTCTGTGTCCATGGTTCACCTGACGGATACATCACCGGTATCCGGGGGAAGGTGCAATGCCTGTCTCAAGAGGACATGGCTGGTGCGGAGACTGATCTCGAGAGGGAGGAGATGATCAGCAGCAAGTGCTTCCTGCGGTTCCCGACACTCCCGTTCATACCCAAGCTACCCTATGATGTCCTAGCGACCGACTACGACAATTACGCCGTCGTCTCTGGAGCAAAGGACACCAGCTTTATTCAG ATATACTCAAGGACGCCAAACCCTGGACCGGAGTTCATCGAGAAGTACAAGTCATACGCCGCCGGCTTCGGCTACGACCCAAGCAAGATCAGGGACACGCCGCAGGACTGCGAGGTGTCCTCGGACCAGCTTGCGGAGATGATGTCCATGCCCGGGATGGACCAGGCCCTGACGAACCAGTTCCCGGACCTGAAGCTCAAGTCGTCGGTCGCGTTCGACCCGTTCACGAGCGTGACCCAGACCCTGAAGAAGCTCGCCGAAGTGTATTTCAAGTAA